From Candidatus Amoebophilus asiaticus 5a2, the proteins below share one genomic window:
- a CDS encoding sodium:proton antiporter: MAGVKSNTIYALADESLSHSANHNLCKGVIEERTKHTPVLCSNIQHQQPTEKHNHIPPSWLAIPFILLLCMIASGPLLYEVFWHKHYPKISILLSGLVISYYLFVLHNYIKPTEALMEYIQFISLISALYMASGGILINVNKTATPIVNLVLLWIGAILANFIGTTGASMLLIRPYIRLNQDRIKTYHIVFFIFIVSNVGGALTPIGDPPLFLGFLKGVPFFWTLQHNLLPWLLAILMLSLIFFWLDNRNVVNGKKNIVLSKSSRAIEIVGKRNFIWLLLVILAVFVDPNIFDWVPAIHYHGHDFSFVRELLLLLLAWFSYRYASRIALQSNAFNFAPIKEVVLIFIGIFGTMMPALTLISNFAQSEAGINLITHNSLYWGAGIFSSVLDNAPTYLNFVAATMASQGADILQPSEVYQYAMGQGFANSILRLKSISVASVFFGAMTYIGNGPNFMVKSIAEQLGVRMPAFFNYIVYFAIPFLLPILFLVWLVCFYLQIL, from the coding sequence ATGGCTGGAGTAAAAAGTAACACTATTTATGCATTAGCTGATGAGTCCTTATCTCACTCAGCCAACCATAATCTCTGTAAGGGAGTTATAGAAGAAAGAACAAAGCATACACCCGTACTATGCTCTAATATACAGCATCAACAGCCTACTGAAAAGCATAATCATATTCCTCCAAGCTGGCTTGCTATACCCTTTATTTTATTATTATGCATGATTGCCAGCGGCCCTTTACTATATGAAGTTTTTTGGCACAAACACTATCCCAAAATATCCATTTTATTATCAGGTTTAGTTATCTCTTACTACCTCTTTGTATTACATAATTATATTAAGCCTACAGAAGCGCTCATGGAGTATATCCAGTTTATATCACTTATTAGTGCTTTATATATGGCATCGGGGGGCATCCTTATTAATGTAAATAAAACTGCAACACCAATTGTTAACCTGGTTTTATTATGGATAGGTGCTATACTAGCTAACTTTATTGGTACTACAGGTGCATCTATGCTTTTAATTAGGCCGTATATTCGGCTTAACCAAGATAGAATTAAAACATACCATATCGTATTTTTCATATTTATAGTTAGTAATGTAGGCGGTGCTCTTACCCCTATCGGTGATCCTCCACTTTTTCTAGGATTTTTAAAAGGCGTACCTTTTTTCTGGACCTTACAGCACAACTTATTACCTTGGCTATTAGCAATTCTTATGCTAAGTCTTATATTTTTCTGGTTAGACAACAGAAATGTGGTTAATGGCAAGAAAAATATTGTTCTTTCAAAAAGCAGTAGGGCAATAGAAATTGTTGGTAAACGTAATTTTATATGGCTGCTACTGGTTATTCTAGCTGTATTTGTAGACCCTAATATATTTGATTGGGTACCAGCTATTCATTATCATGGGCATGATTTCTCATTTGTAAGAGAGCTTTTATTATTATTGCTAGCTTGGTTTTCTTACCGATATGCTAGCCGCATAGCCCTACAAAGCAATGCGTTTAACTTTGCCCCTATTAAAGAAGTAGTGCTCATATTTATAGGTATATTTGGAACAATGATGCCAGCATTAACTCTAATAAGTAACTTTGCACAGTCTGAAGCAGGTATCAATTTGATTACACATAACAGTTTGTATTGGGGAGCGGGGATTTTTTCTTCTGTGCTAGACAACGCACCTACTTACCTAAATTTCGTGGCTGCTACTATGGCTTCACAAGGAGCAGATATATTACAACCTTCTGAAGTATATCAGTATGCGATGGGTCAAGGTTTTGCTAATTCTATACTACGGTTAAAGTCTATTTCAGTTGCATCTGTATTTTTTGGTGCTATGACGTATATTGGTAATGGACCAAATTTTATGGTTAAATCTATTGCCGAACAATTAGGTGTACGCATGCCCGCATTTTTTAACTATATCGTTTACTTTGCTATTCCTTTTCTGCTGCCTATTCTATTTTTAGTATGGCTTGTATGTTTTTATTTACAAATACTTTAA
- a CDS encoding cell division protein FtsQ/DivIB codes for MFKFYQWIKSLSLLVGVLLLFGCLIIVEKKYVKQRCKTIDIHIQNVGEQHFIDEKDIFAYLTEKYIYPLQDAPIQQIKITQIENIIKSHNFVRKCSVYKTWKGDIKINILPKRVLARIICPYGIDQYIDELGELVPLPKSYTARVLLLDSIELRNLENTIQSIPYSKSILKVLHLINKEPFWKAQITHISVNRKGELTLTTLFNRQKIYLGKPEDIEKKMKKLMLFYKVILPCKGWNAYKRINLKFDNQIVCE; via the coding sequence ATGTTTAAATTTTACCAATGGATAAAAAGTTTAAGCTTACTAGTAGGTGTGCTACTGCTGTTTGGTTGTCTTATAATTGTTGAAAAAAAATATGTTAAGCAGCGATGTAAAACCATAGATATACACATACAGAACGTAGGAGAGCAACATTTTATAGACGAGAAAGATATTTTTGCCTATTTAACCGAAAAATATATTTATCCCCTACAAGACGCTCCCATACAGCAAATAAAAATTACTCAAATTGAGAATATTATAAAATCACATAACTTTGTAAGAAAGTGCTCAGTATACAAAACTTGGAAAGGAGATATAAAAATCAATATATTACCTAAAAGAGTTTTGGCTAGAATAATTTGTCCATATGGAATAGATCAGTATATTGATGAACTGGGAGAACTAGTACCTTTACCAAAAAGCTATACTGCCAGAGTTTTGCTATTAGATAGCATAGAATTACGTAATTTAGAAAATACGATACAAAGCATCCCATATAGTAAATCTATTCTAAAAGTACTACATTTAATTAATAAAGAACCTTTTTGGAAAGCTCAAATCACACATATTAGTGTAAATAGAAAGGGAGAATTAACGTTAACTACTTTATTTAATAGGCAAAAGATATATTTGGGCAAACCAGAAGATATTGAAAAGAAAATGAAAAAACTTATGTTATTTTACAAAGTAATCCTTCCTTGCAAAGGTTGGAATGCTTATAAACGAATCAACCTCAAGTTTGATAACCAAATTGTTTGCGAATAG
- the ftsA gene encoding cell division protein FtsA, with the protein MENKKIIVGLDIGTTKVLALVGKKNDQGNVDILGIGKAVSEGVVRGVITNLDKTVIAIRQAIKQAEESSGIDIRVVNVGIAGRHIKSSVHHGSITRERGDEEITIADVKRLTNDMYKILLPPGSEIIHVLPQNYMVDYEADIKDPVGMTGVRLEADFQVITAQTSAINNVHKCTKRADLEIAELILEPIASSLAILSEEEKEAGVCLVDIGGGTIEIAIFYDSIIRHTAVIPFGGNTITADIKTGFQVMEYQAELLKKQFGKAIIEEANQEEIVSIPGLRNRPPKEVSVRNLAHIIEARMEEIIEMIHTEIIISGFHNKLAAGIVITGGGSQLKSLKKLFEYITGLDTRIGYPNELLDKNNIEEVKNPMCATGIGLVLAGFKEVDERENAYQKAKANLKNSVKQSLKKEKQGIDLFRRILNKTKGLLIDDYEDQSN; encoded by the coding sequence ATGGAAAACAAGAAAATAATTGTAGGGCTTGATATAGGCACAACGAAGGTCTTAGCCTTGGTAGGCAAAAAAAATGACCAAGGTAATGTAGATATTCTTGGTATAGGAAAAGCAGTATCAGAAGGCGTGGTAAGAGGTGTTATTACCAACTTAGATAAAACTGTAATAGCTATTAGACAAGCTATCAAACAAGCTGAAGAAAGTTCAGGCATAGACATTAGAGTAGTTAATGTAGGTATTGCAGGAAGGCATATTAAGAGTAGTGTGCACCATGGCAGTATTACAAGAGAGCGTGGTGACGAAGAAATTACGATAGCAGATGTGAAACGTCTAACTAATGACATGTATAAAATTCTACTGCCACCAGGAAGTGAAATCATACATGTACTACCACAAAACTACATGGTAGACTACGAGGCTGATATTAAAGACCCAGTAGGTATGACAGGTGTTAGGCTAGAGGCAGATTTTCAGGTTATTACAGCACAAACAAGCGCTATTAATAATGTTCATAAATGTACCAAAAGAGCTGATTTAGAAATTGCAGAATTAATTTTAGAGCCTATTGCTTCTAGTTTAGCTATTCTTAGTGAAGAAGAAAAAGAGGCAGGGGTTTGCCTAGTAGATATAGGAGGCGGAACCATAGAAATAGCTATCTTTTATGATTCTATTATTCGCCATACGGCTGTTATACCTTTTGGTGGCAATACCATTACAGCAGATATAAAAACCGGTTTTCAAGTAATGGAATACCAGGCAGAACTTTTAAAAAAGCAATTTGGTAAGGCTATTATAGAAGAAGCCAATCAAGAGGAAATCGTTAGTATTCCTGGTCTTCGAAACCGCCCGCCTAAAGAAGTTTCAGTACGTAATTTAGCACATATCATAGAAGCAAGGATGGAAGAGATTATAGAAATGATTCATACAGAAATTATCATTTCTGGCTTCCATAACAAGCTAGCAGCAGGGATCGTTATTACTGGAGGTGGCTCACAACTTAAGTCTTTAAAAAAGCTTTTTGAATACATAACAGGCTTGGATACACGTATTGGCTATCCCAATGAATTATTAGACAAGAATAATATAGAAGAAGTCAAAAACCCTATGTGTGCTACAGGCATAGGACTTGTTTTAGCAGGGTTTAAAGAGGTGGACGAACGAGAAAATGCTTATCAAAAAGCTAAGGCAAATCTCAAAAACAGTGTTAAGCAAAGTTTAAAAAAAGAAAAACAAGGAATAGATTTGTTCAGAAGAATTTTAAATAAAACTAAAGGGCTTTTGATAGATGACTATGAAGATCAATCTAATTAG
- the ftsZ gene encoding cell division protein FtsZ, with amino-acid sequence MESSTHRFDLSAKPKKSIIKVIGVGGGGSNAVNSMYKHGIQDVAFIVCNTDEQALKSSPIQHKLQIGINLTSGLGAGANPEVGKNAAIESKEEIEALLNDGTKMLFVTAGMGGGTGTGAAPVIASIANKLGILTVGIVTLPFGFEGKRKLLQAQAGIKELRQHCDTVLVILNDRLREVLGNLSIGNAFAQADNVLTTAAKSIAEIITVPGYVNVDFEDVKTVMKKAGAAVMGSAQAEGKDRARKAAELALTSPLLDYKDIHGAKKILLSIVSGQEAEMHMDELAIITDYIQEKVGEDAEMIFGHGSDKQLKESIRVTVIATGFDEDKEVTTRNNTTTKAEQKASTVKTAQGHLFSGFSSAEEEENKLGEQKYKYDVTKRPAAHSHIKNTSRKSTSDIRQVSNIPSLPFGVLEEKKQLLRERAQDRVRKLAQHQASNLSEETLKEYLDVPAYLRRDVQLEEMPDVAEKDIIRHYLSDQADRDTEERHNL; translated from the coding sequence ATGGAATCTAGTACACATCGTTTTGATTTATCCGCAAAACCTAAAAAATCTATTATTAAAGTAATAGGCGTAGGCGGTGGAGGTAGTAATGCCGTCAACAGTATGTATAAACATGGCATACAAGATGTGGCTTTTATAGTTTGTAATACAGATGAACAAGCACTCAAAAGCAGTCCTATACAGCACAAATTACAAATTGGCATTAATCTAACCAGTGGTTTGGGAGCTGGTGCTAACCCAGAAGTAGGTAAAAATGCTGCTATTGAGAGTAAAGAAGAAATAGAAGCATTACTTAACGATGGTACCAAGATGCTGTTTGTAACTGCTGGTATGGGTGGAGGTACAGGAACAGGAGCGGCGCCTGTTATTGCTAGCATAGCCAACAAACTAGGCATACTTACCGTGGGTATTGTTACATTACCTTTTGGTTTTGAAGGAAAACGGAAGCTTTTACAAGCACAAGCAGGCATTAAAGAACTTCGACAGCATTGTGATACGGTACTTGTTATTCTAAATGATCGGCTTAGAGAAGTTTTAGGAAATTTATCCATAGGCAATGCATTTGCACAGGCTGATAATGTTTTAACTACAGCTGCCAAAAGCATTGCAGAGATCATCACAGTACCAGGATATGTAAATGTAGACTTTGAAGATGTAAAAACCGTCATGAAAAAAGCTGGTGCAGCTGTCATGGGTTCGGCGCAAGCAGAGGGTAAAGATAGGGCTAGAAAGGCTGCTGAACTAGCTTTAACTTCTCCTCTACTCGACTATAAGGATATTCATGGCGCTAAAAAGATTCTATTGTCTATTGTTTCTGGACAAGAAGCAGAAATGCATATGGACGAGTTGGCAATTATTACTGATTATATACAGGAAAAGGTAGGGGAAGATGCAGAAATGATCTTTGGACATGGTTCAGACAAGCAACTAAAAGAAAGCATTCGGGTAACAGTTATTGCTACTGGGTTTGATGAAGATAAAGAAGTTACTACCCGCAATAACACTACTACCAAGGCAGAGCAAAAAGCAAGCACAGTAAAGACTGCACAAGGACACCTTTTTTCAGGCTTTTCTTCAGCAGAGGAGGAAGAAAATAAGCTAGGAGAACAAAAATATAAATATGATGTTACAAAAAGGCCTGCAGCTCATTCTCATATAAAAAATACTTCTAGAAAATCAACTTCAGATATCCGACAAGTATCTAACATTCCATCTTTACCATTTGGAGTATTAGAAGAGAAGAAACAACTACTGCGTGAGCGAGCACAAGATAGAGTTAGAAAATTAGCACAGCATCAAGCGAGCAATCTAAGTGAGGAAACTCTTAAAGAGTATTTAGATGTACCCGCTTATTTACGGAGAGACGTTCAATTAGAAGAGATGCCTGATGTAGCTGAAAAAGATATAATCCGACACTATTTAAGCGACCAAGCTGATAGGGATACAGAAGAAAGACATAATCTGTAA
- a CDS encoding SEL1-like repeat protein translates to MHRTRHILYFIGSFLLVSCDRDIPITTSAPKDIRKTTILQTEEAGSDLIALNENMLVQANEKEVAKASTPVDQLKYISQLPEETVLQDKQAQGTIIQAIAQGWQNINQYVKEAYIPFILEHVEKEDPEALIALLWLMEKYTKNPLLKSYKLKSEAYQRLLIKLEESTDHTSIDGMHAYYIGEIYSSKAIKYLSPDANKAIAYYQKAVRMGNANAAHALGYIHHKGIEVELAPNAAKAIEYYEKAIGMGNTKAVHALGFLYHNGMEGQIAPNAAKAIEYYEKAIGMENAGAVHALGYLYHNGMEGQIVPNVAKAIAYYEKAIDMGYADAAHNLGFLYHNGIGDQLEPSAAKAIEYYEKAISMGNTDAAHNLGIVYERGIEGQLVPNASKAIEYYERAINMGDVTAVHNLGILYAKGMNGQLAPNVAKAIEAYEKTIKLGNAEAATDLGILYAEGIKGQLAPNAAKAIKSYEEAIKLGDFRAATNLGSLYHHGMEGQLTPNQVKAIAYYEKAVSMGDAEGAYTLGVLYEKGMKEHLAPNAVKAIEYYEKAIKLGRTDTANNLAVLYHRGMPGQLAFNAVKAIEYYKLGVELGNADAATNLGILYHNGMPGQLVSNSTKAIAYYEKAVSMGDAKAAYGLGILYDNGIEDQLTPNTTKAIAYYEKAVSMGYGGAANSLGALYARGIKGQLAPNRAKAIAYYEKAVSMGNADAARNLITLYAKGKRGQLTSNKQLTFKTYYDTYLANNKSDYVKEGLLKFLVSNPSIKVDPSNIAESQQGLETFRENTETLTGLILLKQEENNATSQAMQFKDFYIIPELYPCYSALIEYLDKVRNIIPYLSKYGVMVDCIKIKKNGKKRKVIADGDHLHTYLIGGQSYICLGENNVKAGKMLMSLLEEEKDVNQTVGSIRKMMMQGSSTELGLRLYKQALKKLPSDYTGPVEEYIATRTTETLGMLDNMQALCIQLKDIVIATTSLRNKSSMELYHFLQ, encoded by the coding sequence ATGCATAGAACAAGACATATACTTTATTTTATAGGTAGCTTCTTATTAGTTTCCTGTGATCGGGATATACCTATCACAACTTCAGCTCCAAAAGATATTCGTAAAACTACAATTTTACAAACAGAAGAAGCTGGTAGCGATTTGATTGCCTTAAATGAAAATATGCTTGTGCAAGCTAATGAAAAGGAAGTAGCTAAAGCAAGCACACCTGTCGATCAGCTAAAATATATAAGCCAACTTCCGGAAGAGACAGTGCTGCAAGACAAACAAGCACAAGGAACTATAATCCAAGCGATTGCTCAAGGCTGGCAGAACATTAATCAGTATGTCAAAGAAGCCTATATACCCTTTATCTTAGAGCATGTTGAAAAGGAAGATCCAGAAGCATTGATCGCCTTATTATGGTTGATGGAGAAATACACAAAAAATCCTTTACTTAAATCCTACAAGCTAAAATCAGAGGCTTATCAGAGGCTACTTATAAAGCTAGAAGAATCTACAGATCATACAAGTATAGATGGTATGCATGCCTATTATATAGGTGAAATATACAGTAGTAAGGCAATAAAATACTTATCTCCAGATGCAAACAAGGCCATAGCATATTACCAAAAAGCAGTCAGGATGGGAAATGCTAATGCTGCTCATGCGCTAGGGTACATTCATCATAAAGGAATAGAAGTGGAATTAGCACCTAATGCAGCAAAAGCTATAGAATATTATGAGAAAGCAATCGGGATGGGAAATACTAAGGCTGTTCATGCACTGGGCTTTCTTTATCATAATGGTATGGAAGGTCAAATAGCACCTAATGCAGCTAAAGCTATAGAATATTATGAAAAAGCAATCGGGATGGAAAATGCTGGAGCTGTTCATGCGCTGGGGTACCTTTATCATAATGGTATGGAAGGTCAAATAGTACCTAATGTAGCAAAAGCTATAGCATATTATGAAAAAGCTATTGACATGGGATATGCAGATGCTGCTCATAACCTTGGCTTTCTTTACCATAATGGTATAGGAGATCAATTAGAGCCTAGTGCAGCTAAAGCAATAGAATATTATGAGAAAGCTATTAGTATGGGAAATACTGATGCTGCTCATAACCTTGGCATTGTTTATGAGAGAGGAATAGAAGGCCAATTAGTGCCTAATGCATCTAAGGCTATAGAATATTATGAGAGAGCTATTAATATGGGAGACGTTACGGCTGTTCATAATCTTGGCATCCTTTATGCAAAAGGGATGAATGGTCAGTTAGCACCTAATGTAGCAAAAGCCATAGAAGCTTATGAGAAAACTATCAAGCTAGGAAATGCTGAGGCTGCTACCGATTTAGGCATTCTTTATGCAGAAGGGATAAAAGGCCAATTAGCGCCTAATGCAGCAAAAGCCATAAAATCATATGAGGAAGCTATTAAGCTAGGAGATTTTAGGGCCGCTACTAATCTTGGCTCTCTTTATCATCATGGCATGGAGGGACAATTAACGCCTAATCAAGTAAAAGCTATAGCATATTACGAGAAAGCAGTTAGCATGGGAGATGCTGAAGGTGCTTATACCCTTGGCGTTCTTTATGAGAAAGGAATGAAAGAACATTTAGCGCCTAATGCAGTAAAAGCTATAGAATATTATGAAAAAGCTATTAAACTCGGAAGAACTGATACTGCTAATAATTTAGCCGTTCTTTATCATAGGGGTATGCCAGGTCAATTAGCATTCAATGCAGTTAAAGCTATAGAATATTATAAGTTAGGTGTTGAGTTAGGTAATGCTGATGCTGCTACTAATCTTGGCATCCTTTATCATAATGGTATGCCAGGTCAGTTAGTATCCAATTCAACTAAAGCTATAGCATATTATGAAAAAGCAGTTAGTATGGGAGATGCTAAAGCTGCATATGGTCTTGGCATTCTTTATGATAATGGCATAGAAGATCAATTAACGCCTAATACAACAAAAGCGATAGCATATTATGAAAAAGCAGTTAGTATGGGATATGGAGGCGCTGCTAATAGCCTTGGAGCTCTTTATGCGAGAGGAATAAAAGGTCAATTAGCGCCTAATAGAGCAAAAGCTATAGCATATTATGAAAAAGCAGTTAGTATGGGAAATGCTGATGCTGCTCGTAACCTTATCACCCTTTATGCGAAGGGTAAAAGGGGGCAGTTAACTTCTAATAAACAATTAACTTTTAAAACATATTATGATACTTATCTAGCAAATAATAAGTCTGATTATGTTAAAGAGGGTTTGCTAAAATTTCTAGTAAGCAATCCATCAATAAAAGTTGATCCCTCTAATATAGCAGAGTCCCAGCAAGGGTTAGAGACTTTTAGGGAAAATACAGAAACACTTACCGGGCTTATTCTCCTCAAGCAAGAGGAAAATAATGCCACTTCTCAAGCTATGCAATTTAAGGATTTCTATATTATTCCGGAGCTTTACCCTTGCTATAGTGCACTTATAGAATATCTAGATAAAGTTAGAAATATAATACCTTATCTATCAAAATATGGGGTTATGGTTGATTGTATTAAAATTAAAAAGAATGGAAAAAAAAGAAAAGTTATAGCAGATGGTGATCATCTTCATACATATTTGATAGGTGGTCAATCTTACATATGTTTAGGAGAGAATAATGTGAAAGCAGGTAAAATGTTAATGAGCCTTTTGGAAGAGGAAAAAGATGTGAATCAAACTGTGGGTTCTATAAGAAAGATGATGATGCAGGGTTCTTCTACAGAATTAGGGCTACGTTTATATAAGCAAGCATTAAAGAAATTACCCTCAGATTATACAGGGCCAGTGGAAGAATATATTGCTACTAGGACTACAGAGACACTTGGTATGCTAGATAATATGCAAGCTTTGTGCATACAATTAAAAGATATAGTTATAGCAACAACTTCTCTTAGAAATAAAAGCTCTATGGAGCTTTATCATTTCTTACAGTAG
- a CDS encoding ankyrin repeat domain-containing protein — translation MKILKNNCLYIIGIIMSLVAVSCKDCNNGNPAHTPNPDIEDTKPVYQLILDGIGASASLEGIETYSFFIVNNDNQNTVPSDEILLSLESEIEFTLNNYSVDSQGLTLKKILEVDKIKPSAPQEVILKLKNAKDRNVAASIKLQLKDKTGNKIGEEKSLVWRPKVGIQLDLQITNKNLKGNEKENKKIEFKVASLGTIMPDKDAISLNLIPEDGITATIVGASQATVNGKIIYTYQVKKEDINKTITSLSIDPQGSKQASFKVQLVYDGNLVGPEQTLTWQADEPLAFAFEASEEKYKDIVTGMKSLIGTDIVEISIKNLGKDTEDDEVLLCVEQDSPVEEIAFEVYYNYQNVDQIGAGTPSIAFKSQKKVDVELLNLSNDGTAIKKGDTIKIALQLIDPKVKQQASITFKMKSKKDNQDIATPVTINWRAVTTTSKSIEVTQQMLNEIFSKPGCRRLYDVLKDIKDGKVGQELDINKTDSHHRLGYTALLEAINIGREDIVTLLLDKGADVNTPSIQGETPIQVAIRKLDVEIVNLLLEQKKLDSNITYEKGKKLLLNLAIESKNVTGDIEEVTKIADMLLDKLDIDTIIRINGSGQESPILLAIQCRRTQLVKKLLAKGFTPDLKNKQGETAIHLVARYNQRELAEQLIARNVELDVRDNIGNTPLHIAAALPKNKEIAKLLIDKFQEKGISLDLVNQLGQTPLHKIAGNSNAENIEIMENLLQAGAQPNVQDKNGSTPLHYAIGAKYRNIIEELIRAGTQMDIQDNQGNTSLHLLVANNYVDIVRSVIAKSPNLKNIKNKADKLPKDLATTPEMKALFN, via the coding sequence ATGAAAATCTTAAAAAATAACTGTTTATATATTATTGGAATAATAATGTCGCTCGTTGCTGTTTCTTGTAAAGACTGCAATAATGGCAATCCTGCACATACTCCTAATCCTGATATAGAAGATACAAAACCTGTTTACCAATTGATTTTAGATGGTATAGGTGCTTCAGCTTCTTTAGAAGGCATTGAAACATACTCCTTTTTTATAGTAAATAACGATAACCAAAATACAGTTCCTTCAGATGAAATCTTACTCTCATTAGAAAGTGAGATAGAATTTACACTAAATAATTATTCAGTAGATAGTCAAGGGCTGACACTCAAAAAAATTCTAGAAGTAGACAAAATTAAACCAAGTGCTCCTCAAGAAGTTATTTTAAAATTAAAGAATGCTAAAGATAGGAACGTTGCTGCATCCATTAAGTTACAATTAAAAGACAAGACAGGTAATAAAATAGGAGAGGAGAAAAGCTTAGTATGGAGGCCTAAAGTAGGAATTCAGTTAGACCTACAGATAACTAATAAAAACTTGAAAGGTAATGAGAAGGAAAATAAAAAAATTGAATTTAAGGTAGCTTCATTGGGTACAATCATGCCTGATAAAGATGCAATAAGTTTAAATTTAATACCTGAAGATGGTATTACTGCTACCATTGTAGGTGCTAGCCAAGCAACTGTGAATGGTAAAATAATTTATACTTACCAAGTTAAAAAAGAAGATATAAATAAAACAATTACTTCATTGAGTATTGACCCACAAGGAAGTAAACAAGCTAGCTTTAAAGTACAGCTTGTATATGATGGTAATCTGGTTGGGCCTGAACAAACTTTGACATGGCAAGCTGACGAACCATTAGCATTTGCCTTTGAAGCATCAGAAGAAAAATACAAGGATATTGTAACAGGAATGAAATCATTAATAGGTACAGATATAGTGGAGATATCTATTAAAAACTTAGGGAAAGATACAGAAGACGACGAAGTTCTGTTATGTGTTGAACAGGATAGCCCAGTAGAGGAGATAGCGTTTGAAGTATATTATAACTATCAAAATGTTGACCAAATAGGTGCCGGAACCCCTTCCATAGCTTTTAAAAGTCAGAAAAAAGTAGATGTGGAATTGTTAAATCTTTCTAACGATGGTACTGCTATTAAAAAAGGAGATACTATTAAAATTGCATTGCAACTAATAGACCCTAAAGTTAAGCAACAGGCTAGTATTACTTTTAAAATGAAAAGTAAGAAAGATAATCAAGACATAGCTACCCCAGTAACTATTAATTGGAGGGCAGTTACAACTACTTCGAAAAGTATAGAAGTCACTCAGCAGATGCTTAATGAAATCTTTTCCAAACCTGGATGCAGAAGGTTGTACGATGTGCTAAAAGATATTAAAGATGGTAAAGTTGGACAAGAACTTGATATTAATAAAACAGATTCTCACCATAGATTAGGTTATACAGCTCTACTAGAGGCTATTAATATAGGACGAGAAGATATAGTAACTTTATTATTAGACAAAGGTGCTGATGTGAATACACCAAGTATACAAGGTGAAACGCCAATTCAAGTAGCTATTAGAAAGCTTGATGTAGAAATTGTGAACTTATTATTAGAACAGAAGAAGCTTGATTCAAATATAACTTATGAGAAAGGTAAGAAATTGCTACTGAATTTAGCTATAGAAAGCAAGAATGTAACAGGAGATATAGAAGAAGTTACTAAGATAGCTGATATGTTATTGGATAAATTAGATATAGATACTATCATTCGAATTAATGGAAGTGGGCAAGAATCTCCAATTTTACTGGCTATCCAATGTAGGCGTACCCAGTTGGTAAAAAAACTTTTAGCAAAAGGCTTTACTCCTGATTTAAAAAATAAACAAGGGGAAACTGCAATCCATTTGGTTGCTCGGTATAATCAGAGAGAGTTAGCTGAACAATTGATAGCAAGAAATGTAGAGCTAGACGTGCGGGATAATATAGGAAATACTCCTCTCCACATTGCTGCAGCCCTACCTAAAAATAAAGAGATAGCTAAGCTATTGATTGATAAATTTCAAGAGAAAGGAATTAGTTTAGATTTAGTTAATCAGCTTGGCCAAACACCTCTGCACAAAATAGCTGGCAATTCTAATGCAGAAAATATAGAAATTATGGAAAACTTATTGCAAGCAGGTGCCCAGCCAAATGTACAGGATAAAAATGGCAGTACTCCACTCCATTATGCTATAGGTGCTAAATATAGGAATATTATTGAGGAATTAATAAGAGCAGGTACTCAGATGGATATACAGGATAATCAAGGAAATACATCTTTACACTTACTAGTTGCTAACAATTATGTGGACATAGTAAGAAGTGTAATAGCTAAGAGTCCTAATCTTAAGAATATAAAAAACAAGGCTGACAAATTGCCTAAAGACTTGGCTACAACTCCTGAAATGAAGGCCTTATTTAATTAA